A single window of Populus nigra chromosome 17, ddPopNigr1.1, whole genome shotgun sequence DNA harbors:
- the LOC133676755 gene encoding protein LURP-one-related 15-like yields the protein MATGQAPSNPVPAMRTYPPVERPVVVIGPQYLAQYPVELAISTKLWSLGENDFKVSDINGTLIFQVKSKLLSLHDRRFLKDEAGNILVNLRQKIMTMHRRWEAFRGESKEEKDLLFTAKKAKLFQFKTELDVFLGNNKGEVPDFKVKGGYSESSCSVLLGDSNTMLAQMHRKHSLASTILDTDSFGVTVYPNVDYAFITALVVILDEINADRSGED from the exons ATGGCTACTGGGCAAGCACCAAGCAACCCCGTTCCTGCTATGAGAACATACCCGCCAGTGGAGCGTCCAGTGGTGGTAATAGGGCCACAGTACCTGGCACAGTACCCTGTTGAACTCGCCATCTCCACAAAGCTATGGAGTCTTGGAGAAAATGATTTTAAGGTGTCTGACATTAATGGCACCCTCATCTTCCAAGTCAAGAGTAAACTCTTAAGCTTGCATGATCGTCGTTTTCTGAAAGATGAAGCTGGTAACATCCTTGTCAATCTCAGGCAGAAG ATAATGACCATGCATCGAAGGTGGGAAGCTTTTAGAGGAGAAAGCAAGGAGGAGAAAGACTTGCTTTTCACAGCCAAGAAAGCAAAGCTGTTCCAATTCAAGACTGAGTTAGACGTATTCTTGGGTAATAACAAAGGAGAGGTCCCTGATTTCAAGGTGAAAGGAGGCTACAGCGAGAGTTCCTGCTCTGTACTTCTTGGAGATTCCAATACCATGCTTGCACAA ATGCATAGAAAACATTCTCTCGCAAGTACTATTTTGGATACAGACAGTTTTGGGGTGACTGTGTATCCTAATGTTGATTATGCCTTTATAACAGCTCTTGTGGTGATTCTCGATGAGATCAATGCAGATCGCAGTGGCGAAGATTAA
- the LOC133677614 gene encoding protein LURP-one-related 15-like, which yields MATGQAPGNPIPAVRTYPPVEHPVVVIGPQYLAQYPVELAVSTKLWTLGENDFKVSDINGTLIFQVKSKLLTLHDRRFLKDAAGNTLVNLRQKIRTMHRRWEAFRGESKEEKDLLFTAKKSKLFQFKTELDVFLANNKGEVPDFKVKGGYGESSCSILLGDSNAMLAQMHRLHSLTTMILDTDSFGVTVYPNVDYAFIVALVVILDEINADRSGED from the exons ATGGCTACTGGGCAAGCACCAGGCAACCCCATTCCAGCCGTGAGAACATACCCGCCGGTGGAGCATCCAGTGGTAGTAATAGGGCCACAGTACCTGGCACAGTACCCTGTTGAACTCGCCGTCTCTACAAAGCTATGGACTCTTGGAGAGAATGATTTTAAGGTGTCTGACATTAATGGCACCCTCATCTTCCAGGTCAAGAGTAAACTCTTAACCCTACATGATCGTCGTTTTCTGAAAGATGCAGCCGGTAACACCCTTGTCAATCTCAGGCAGAAG ATAAGGACCATGCATCGGAGGTGGGAAGCTTTTAGAGGAGAAAGCAAGGAGGAGAAAGATTTGCTTTTCACAGCCAAGAAATCAAAGCTGTTCCAATTCAAAACTGAGTTAGACGTATTCTTGGCTAACAACAAAGGAGAGGTCCCTGATTTCAAGGTCAAAGGAGGGTACGGCGAGAGTTCCTGCTCTATACTTCTTGGAGATTCCAATGCCATGCTTGCACAA ATGCATAGATTACACTCTCTCACGACAATGATCTTGGATACAGATAGTTTTGGAGTGACTGTTTATCCTAATGTTGATTATGCCTTCATAGTAGCTCTTGTGGTGATTCTCGATGAGATCAATGCGGACCGTAGTGGCGAAGATTAA